A stretch of the Candidatus Paceibacterota bacterium genome encodes the following:
- the tuf gene encoding elongation factor Tu gives MMAEAFDRSKPHVNVGTIGHVDHGKSTLTAAISRVLHAKGLAKKTLSVGDLDKSPEEKARGITISIHHSEYESETRHYAHIDAPGHADYIKNMITGAAQMDGAILVVAATDGVMPQTREHILLAKQVGVPKIIVFLNKCDMVPDKELIDLVEEEVRDLLKKHGYDDSPIIRGSGLKALEATGTDDEWSKAILELVKTLDTYIPLPVREIDKPFLMPIEDIFSIEGRGTVVTGRIERGQVKVGEEVEIVGIKPTAKTAVTGIEMFNKSLAEGMAGDNAGVLLRGTKKEDVHRGQVLAKPGSVTPHTDFEAEVYILKKEEGGRHTPFFKGYKPQFYVRTTDVTGEVTLKEGVEMVMPGDTVTFTVKLVAPVALEAKQRFAIREGGKTVGAGVVTKIIA, from the coding sequence ATTATGGCAGAAGCATTTGATCGCTCAAAGCCACACGTTAACGTTGGTACTATCGGCCACGTTGACCACGGCAAAAGTACTTTGACTGCGGCTATCAGTCGCGTACTTCACGCAAAAGGTCTAGCCAAGAAGACTCTTTCAGTCGGTGACTTGGACAAGAGCCCTGAAGAAAAGGCTCGCGGTATTACCATTTCGATTCACCACTCTGAATACGAGTCAGAAACTCGTCACTACGCCCACATCGACGCCCCGGGCCACGCTGACTACATTAAAAACATGATCACCGGTGCCGCTCAAATGGACGGCGCTATCTTGGTCGTAGCCGCAACTGACGGCGTGATGCCTCAAACCCGAGAGCACATTCTTTTGGCCAAGCAAGTCGGTGTGCCAAAAATCATCGTTTTCCTAAACAAGTGCGATATGGTTCCTGATAAGGAGTTGATCGACTTGGTTGAAGAGGAAGTTCGCGATCTTTTGAAGAAGCACGGCTATGATGACTCACCAATTATTCGCGGTTCCGGTCTTAAAGCTTTGGAAGCTACTGGCACTGACGATGAGTGGTCAAAGGCCATCTTGGAATTGGTTAAGACTCTCGATACCTACATCCCGTTGCCAGTTCGAGAAATCGATAAACCATTCTTGATGCCAATCGAAGACATCTTCTCAATCGAAGGCCGAGGTACTGTTGTCACCGGTCGTATCGAAAGAGGCCAGGTCAAAGTCGGTGAGGAAGTTGAGATCGTCGGTATCAAGCCGACCGCCAAGACTGCCGTCACTGGTATTGAAATGTTCAACAAATCTCTTGCTGAAGGTATGGCTGGCGACAACGCCGGAGTACTCTTGCGAGGTACTAAGAAGGAAGATGTGCACCGTGGTCAGGTCTTGGCCAAGCCGGGTTCTGTCACTCCTCACACTGACTTCGAGGCTGAAGTTTACATCTTGAAAAAGGAGGAAGGTGGCCGACACACTCCTTTCTTCAAAGGCTACAAACCGCAATTCTATGTGCGAACCACTGATGTCACCGGTGAGGTGACCTTGAAAGAAGGTGTTGAAATGGTTATGCCAGGCGACACTGTCACCTTCACTGTCAAGTTGGTTGCTCCGGTCGCTCTTGAAGCCAAACAGCGCTTTGCTATCCGCGAGGGTGGTAAGACTGTCGGCGCCGGCGTGGTCACCAAGATCATTGCTTAA
- the rpsG gene encoding 30S ribosomal protein S7 produces MRRKLKTKKPIAPDLVYSSPKVSKLVNYLMFDGKKVTARKVVYGALASLKEKAKTENPLELFEVALKNTSPLMEVRSRRVGGANYQVPREVRPERRQAMGMKWIVDAARSKKGKPMAEKLAEEIILASKNEGEAVKKRENTHKMAEANKAFAHFAW; encoded by the coding sequence ATGCGTAGAAAACTTAAAACCAAAAAGCCTATTGCTCCAGATTTAGTTTATAGCTCGCCAAAAGTTTCCAAGTTGGTGAATTATTTGATGTTTGACGGCAAGAAAGTGACCGCCCGCAAGGTGGTTTATGGCGCACTCGCCAGCTTGAAGGAGAAGGCCAAGACCGAAAACCCACTCGAGCTTTTTGAAGTTGCCTTAAAGAATACTTCACCTTTGATGGAGGTTCGCTCACGACGAGTCGGTGGTGCCAACTACCAAGTGCCTCGAGAAGTTCGTCCGGAGAGACGACAGGCCATGGGTATGAAATGGATTGTTGATGCGGCTCGCTCCAAAAAGGGCAAACCAATGGCTGAAAAATTAGCTGAAGAAATCATTTTGGCATCTAAAAACGAAGGTGAGGCGGTTAAGAAGAGAGAAAACACTCACAAGATGGCAGAGGCGAACAAGGCCTTCGCTCACTTCGCCTGGTAA
- a CDS encoding response regulator — protein MENTPAAKAKVLIIEDDKFFIDLLAKRLSQAGFAVLFANDGKSGIAIIKTEKPAVVLLDVLLPETDGFEVLSQIKADESTKAIPVILLSNLGSKENLEKSQKFGAYNFMIKATVSLDQIIKEATKAISSIK, from the coding sequence ATGGAAAACACTCCCGCGGCCAAAGCTAAAGTTTTAATTATCGAGGATGATAAATTTTTTATCGACCTCTTGGCCAAGCGCTTGAGCCAAGCCGGCTTCGCAGTCCTCTTTGCCAACGACGGCAAGTCTGGAATTGCTATTATTAAAACCGAGAAGCCAGCCGTAGTACTTCTGGATGTCCTCTTGCCGGAGACTGACGGCTTTGAAGTTTTGAGTCAGATCAAGGCCGACGAGAGCACCAAAGCCATCCCGGTTATCCTGCTTTCAAATCTCGGCTCAAAAGAAAATCTCGAAAAGTCTCAGAAATTCGGCGCTTACAACTTCATGATTAAGGCCACAGTCTCACTCGACCAAATCATCAAAGAGGCAACCAAGGCTATCTCAAGCATTAAGTAG
- the fusA gene encoding elongation factor G, giving the protein MNRDYPLEKVRNFGIIAHIDAGKTTTSERVLYYTGESHKIGEVHEGNTVTDWMEQERERGITITAAAITCFWNPSYMGKDISQKQRFNIIDTPGHIDFTVEVKRSLRVLDGAVVVFDGVAGVEPQSETNWRYADDGKVPRICFINKLDRMGASFERSYASILDRLTKSAVRMQIPIGLEEHFAGIIDLLTMKAYYFEGEMGKDIRIAEIPEEYKAEAEKYHHILLEKAVEHDDAMMSAYLEGKIPAVEDLKKVIRKATIENKFVPVLTGSALKNKGVQLVLDAVVDYLPSPLDMPPIHGLDPNTGEEIYRHASDTEPFSALAFKLQNDPFVGQLTFFRVYSGTIEAGTYLYNSTTGEKERLGRIVRLQADKREEVKKVFAGEIAAAVGLKNAKTSHTFCDENSPIILDPIKFVDPVVSLRIEPKTKADQEKMGMALKKLSDEDPTFKISSNTETGETIISGMGELHLEIMVDRMKREFTVDANVGKPQVAYRETIMGTAEAEHKYIKQSGGKGQYGHVKITLKPMEPVPEGKKIPKNVKRYDDFEFIDSIKGGVIPQEFIPAVEKGVHEAMDRGIVAGFKMVNISCELTFGSYHDVDSSEIAYKIAASQAFQEAAKRARPVILEPVMKVEVIVPEKFMGDVTGSLNSKRGQIEGFEERGMNKAIKAKVPLSEMFGYTTQLRSMTEGRGNAMMEFDHYEVVPPNVEKTIVESRK; this is encoded by the coding sequence ATGAATCGTGATTATCCATTAGAGAAGGTTCGCAATTTCGGTATCATTGCCCACATTGATGCCGGCAAAACCACTACCTCCGAGCGCGTTTTGTACTACACCGGCGAAAGCCATAAAATCGGCGAAGTGCACGAAGGCAACACTGTCACTGACTGGATGGAGCAGGAGAGAGAGCGAGGTATCACGATTACCGCCGCCGCCATTACCTGTTTTTGGAACCCGAGCTACATGGGGAAGGATATTTCTCAAAAACAGCGTTTCAATATTATCGACACCCCTGGACACATCGACTTTACTGTCGAAGTTAAGCGTTCACTCCGAGTCCTCGACGGTGCCGTGGTGGTTTTTGACGGCGTGGCCGGTGTTGAGCCTCAGTCAGAGACCAACTGGCGTTATGCGGACGACGGCAAGGTGCCTCGAATCTGCTTCATCAACAAACTAGACCGAATGGGCGCTTCTTTCGAGCGCTCCTACGCTTCGATTCTCGACCGTCTGACCAAAAGTGCTGTTCGGATGCAGATTCCAATCGGTTTGGAAGAACATTTTGCCGGTATCATCGATCTTTTGACTATGAAGGCCTACTATTTCGAAGGCGAAATGGGCAAAGATATTCGTATCGCGGAAATTCCAGAGGAGTACAAAGCGGAAGCGGAAAAATACCATCACATTTTGCTTGAAAAGGCGGTTGAACACGATGATGCCATGATGTCCGCCTATCTTGAGGGTAAAATTCCGGCAGTCGAAGATTTGAAAAAAGTCATCCGCAAGGCCACGATTGAAAACAAATTTGTGCCGGTGCTTACCGGTTCGGCCTTGAAGAACAAAGGTGTGCAGTTGGTACTTGATGCTGTTGTCGACTACCTACCTTCACCTCTCGATATGCCGCCGATTCACGGCCTTGATCCAAATACTGGCGAGGAGATTTATCGCCATGCCTCTGACACTGAGCCTTTTTCTGCTCTGGCCTTCAAGCTGCAAAACGATCCTTTCGTCGGTCAACTAACTTTCTTCCGAGTCTATTCCGGCACCATTGAAGCGGGTACCTATCTTTACAATTCCACCACAGGTGAGAAAGAGCGCTTGGGCCGAATCGTTCGCTTGCAAGCTGATAAAAGAGAGGAAGTTAAAAAAGTTTTTGCCGGTGAAATTGCCGCCGCTGTCGGTCTAAAAAACGCTAAGACTTCTCACACTTTCTGCGATGAAAATAGTCCGATTATTCTTGATCCGATTAAATTCGTTGATCCGGTGGTTTCACTTCGTATTGAACCAAAGACCAAAGCCGACCAAGAAAAGATGGGTATGGCCTTGAAGAAACTTTCTGATGAAGATCCAACCTTTAAAATCAGCTCCAACACCGAAACTGGCGAGACGATTATCTCGGGAATGGGCGAATTGCACTTGGAAATCATGGTTGATCGAATGAAACGAGAATTTACTGTCGATGCCAATGTCGGCAAACCTCAAGTAGCTTATCGAGAAACCATTATGGGTACTGCCGAAGCCGAACATAAATACATCAAGCAGTCCGGTGGTAAGGGTCAATATGGTCATGTCAAAATTACTCTCAAGCCGATGGAACCGGTACCAGAAGGTAAGAAGATTCCGAAAAATGTTAAACGCTATGATGACTTTGAATTTATCGACTCGATTAAAGGTGGTGTGATTCCTCAAGAATTTATTCCGGCGGTTGAAAAGGGTGTCCATGAGGCGATGGATCGCGGAATTGTGGCCGGTTTCAAGATGGTCAATATTTCTTGCGAACTGACTTTCGGTTCTTACCACGATGTCGACTCATCGGAAATTGCTTACAAGATTGCCGCCTCACAGGCTTTCCAAGAAGCCGCCAAACGAGCTCGTCCAGTCATTCTTGAGCCAGTCATGAAAGTTGAAGTCATTGTTCCGGAGAAATTTATGGGCGATGTCACTGGCAGTTTGAATTCCAAACGAGGTCAGATTGAAGGCTTCGAGGAGAGGGGAATGAACAAGGCTATTAAGGCCAAAGTGCCACTTTCTGAAATGTTCGGCTATACGACTCAACTTCGCTCGATGACCGAAGGTAGGGGCAACGCCATGATGGAATTCGATCATTATGAAGTCGTACCTCCAAACGTTGAGAAGACGATTGTGGAGTCAAGAAAGTAG
- a CDS encoding N-acetylmuramoyl-L-alanine amidase — protein sequence MKLKRSVAFLVMAAALFFLFWSLSPGSFGKLVSTLNPKNFLASVFFSDSITEEALFARYDKSKAGARPIRIIIVPGHDNNSGGTEFKGVREADMNLELAQDLSAMFADDKEFEIILIRDKNGYNPAFSQFLVSQKDVISGFLNRKKSEMGQLVDEGLISSNLGGVYHNSVDSETATRLYGVNLWANQSYADLVLSIHFNDYAGRPKSAPGEYEGFAVYVPEGQYSNSKASQAVAQKIFNHLNNYYARSNLPKEDRGIVSDQELIAVGAFNTLDPAGILIEYGYIYEPRFLDAKVRSLAIKDLAYQTYLGLNDFFKTDRFASLPPSVLLVPELTSVESGTKWSPAVLSLQAALATKLFYPPAGKDKHDCPISGNFLSCTEKALVAFQLANGLKAEFGGIGPETLRLLTSKGSI from the coding sequence ATGAAATTAAAACGGTCTGTCGCATTTTTGGTCATGGCCGCCGCTTTATTTTTTCTGTTTTGGTCTTTGTCGCCCGGCAGTTTTGGTAAGTTAGTGTCGACTCTTAATCCGAAAAACTTTTTGGCTTCGGTTTTTTTCTCGGACAGTATTACCGAAGAGGCTTTGTTTGCTAGGTATGACAAATCTAAGGCGGGCGCCCGGCCGATTCGAATCATAATTGTTCCCGGCCATGACAACAATTCTGGTGGGACCGAATTTAAGGGTGTTCGCGAGGCCGATATGAATTTGGAATTGGCTCAAGATTTGTCGGCCATGTTTGCAGACGATAAAGAATTTGAAATTATTCTAATCAGAGACAAAAATGGCTACAATCCGGCTTTTTCCCAGTTTCTAGTCAGTCAAAAGGATGTCATCTCGGGTTTTTTGAACCGGAAAAAATCTGAAATGGGCCAACTGGTTGACGAAGGTCTAATTAGTAGCAATTTAGGTGGGGTTTATCATAATTCGGTTGACTCGGAAACGGCCACGAGGCTTTATGGTGTCAATCTTTGGGCCAATCAATCTTATGCCGATTTGGTTTTGAGCATCCATTTCAATGATTATGCCGGCCGGCCAAAGTCGGCACCGGGTGAATATGAAGGCTTTGCGGTCTATGTACCGGAAGGTCAATATTCAAATTCAAAAGCCAGTCAGGCCGTGGCTCAAAAAATTTTTAACCACTTGAATAATTATTATGCGAGGAGCAATTTACCAAAGGAAGATCGGGGGATTGTCTCGGATCAGGAATTGATTGCTGTCGGTGCTTTCAACACGCTTGATCCGGCCGGAATTTTAATCGAGTATGGCTATATCTATGAGCCGAGATTTCTAGATGCTAAGGTTCGCAGTCTGGCAATCAAGGATTTGGCCTACCAGACTTATCTAGGGCTCAATGATTTCTTCAAAACTGACAGATTTGCCAGTCTGCCACCTTCCGTGCTTCTGGTTCCAGAGCTTACGAGTGTCGAGAGTGGGACAAAGTGGAGTCCGGCTGTTCTTTCGCTCCAAGCGGCTCTGGCGACCAAACTCTTTTACCCACCAGCAGGGAAGGACAAGCATGACTGCCCCATTTCTGGAAATTTCTTGAGTTGCACAGAAAAGGCCCTAGTAGCCTTTCAATTAGCCAACGGTTTAAAGGCTGAATTTGGCGGAATCGGTCCGGAGACTCTGCGTCTCTTAACCTCCAAGGGGTCTATTTAA
- the rpsL gene encoding 30S ribosomal protein S12 — MPTINQLVKRRRTKTYRKPKSVALLRSFNTVKNRPVFFPSPFKRGVCTKVTTKTPKKPNSAIRKIARVRLTNGLEVTAYIPGMGHALQEHSVVMLRGGRVKDVGLRYQVVRGVLDTTGVETRRKGRSQYGTKRPKKA; from the coding sequence GTGCCAACCATCAATCAACTAGTTAAAAGACGACGGACCAAGACCTACCGCAAACCAAAGTCGGTGGCACTTTTGCGTTCTTTCAATACTGTTAAAAACCGACCGGTCTTTTTCCCTTCGCCTTTCAAACGAGGTGTCTGTACTAAAGTGACCACCAAGACTCCGAAAAAGCCTAACTCCGCTATTCGAAAAATTGCTCGCGTTCGCTTGACCAACGGTTTGGAGGTCACCGCTTATATTCCAGGTATGGGCCACGCCCTTCAAGAGCACTCTGTGGTAATGCTTCGTGGTGGTCGCGTTAAGGATGTCGGTCTGCGCTATCAGGTTGTCCGTGGCGTCCTCGATACCACCGGCGTCGAGACTCGTCGCAAGGGTCGCAGTCAGTACGGTACCAAGAGACCGAAGAAAGCCTAA
- the rpsJ gene encoding 30S ribosomal protein S10 — protein sequence MGKLRIRVRAYEHKVLDASIKQIMDTALRFDAEMLGPVPLPTEIKKYTVNRSAFVYKNAREQFEMRVHKRLIDIINPAPKVIEALTNLSLPSGVNIDVKML from the coding sequence ATTGGAAAGCTTCGAATTCGGGTCAGGGCCTACGAACACAAGGTTCTAGATGCCTCGATTAAACAAATCATGGACACCGCTTTGCGTTTCGATGCCGAAATGCTTGGCCCGGTACCATTGCCGACTGAGATTAAGAAGTACACGGTCAACCGTTCAGCTTTCGTCTACAAAAATGCGCGAGAACAATTTGAGATGCGAGTTCACAAGCGATTGATTGATATCATTAATCCGGCTCCGAAAGTTATCGAAGCTTTGACCAATCTTTCGCTCCCATCTGGCGTGAATATTGATGTGAAAATGTTGTA
- a CDS encoding immunoglobulin-like domain-containing protein — MRKNLNLVARGYFDLLGPSLLASLLVAMLFLVVGVSTAFAAPFAPGETLDPGCTPGSANCTVLQIAVDTTTNKYGIGTSTPWAKLSVAGVSSLGTSPLFTVSSSTNSATSTVFHIDYTGNVGIGATTTPGTLLSVQGVANFGTATSTFRSTGGINLLSGCFAVNGSCVGAGGGSGTVNAATSIGQVPFYAAASNAVTATSTLFVSTASNVGIGTTTPEGKLEVAGNIFLSGLSSGLRKFQVGTTSADTDVNGTDLDILAGGAVSTSGNGFGGSLLIMAGIGGGNTGSTGGSVTIRGGSGYTGGALTTHGGDSNIGGSATFRAGDGSSGAGGTLTLKSGGGGTDASSNGGPINITAGSAQNGNGGTITITAGDGLSGSPGDVLIKAGGAGASGGGTATLQGGDNTGAGAGTAVLRGGDNTSDAGGAVTIRGGNSNTGSVAGANVSIYGGSGLTGGNVILAYTGSVVQGLVGIGTSTPLGQLSVHAPAGTPSFVVGSSTRTYFIINSSGNVGIGTTTPTLGPLTMDSGAYVTTGGSWTNASSRGLKENFTELDPQDVLGKINSLDITRWNYKTEPSDVTHIGPIAEDFYQTFQVGGPSGGKSISSIDPAGVALIGIQALSEKVKALENRGYASGISFDSVVGSLRDLGTDITSGLATFKNIIADTLTVKKLCVEDVCITKTELQELLNKNGLNQSASVGNSVASSTSSNEADQANEASPTDSEPPVITVAGNNPATVEKGNSYADLGATVTDNVNNNLGVTTSGDEVDTSIVGAYTVVYTATDQAGNVGTAERVVNVVEPLNPSFNLTSESLTTATTTP; from the coding sequence ATGCGGAAGAACTTAAATTTAGTTGCCCGTGGTTATTTCGATTTACTCGGTCCGTCGCTGCTCGCGTCTCTGTTAGTAGCGATGCTTTTTCTAGTCGTTGGTGTCAGTACGGCGTTCGCGGCGCCCTTTGCTCCAGGGGAGACTCTGGATCCGGGGTGTACGCCAGGCTCGGCTAATTGTACGGTTTTGCAAATTGCCGTTGACACGACCACCAACAAATATGGTATCGGCACCAGTACCCCATGGGCCAAACTTTCAGTCGCCGGGGTCTCATCCTTGGGTACCTCGCCATTGTTTACTGTCAGTTCTTCAACCAATTCAGCCACTAGCACCGTGTTTCATATTGATTATACCGGCAATGTCGGAATCGGGGCGACCACGACCCCCGGCACACTTCTCAGTGTTCAAGGGGTCGCCAACTTCGGTACGGCCACTTCAACTTTTCGTTCGACTGGCGGTATCAATTTGTTGAGTGGTTGTTTTGCAGTCAACGGGTCCTGTGTTGGCGCAGGTGGCGGCTCAGGAACAGTGAATGCCGCTACCTCTATTGGTCAAGTTCCATTTTATGCCGCGGCTTCGAATGCGGTGACGGCGACCTCAACTTTATTCGTTTCGACCGCGAGCAATGTGGGAATAGGGACGACTACGCCGGAAGGTAAATTGGAAGTAGCCGGAAATATCTTCCTGTCGGGCTTGAGTTCGGGGTTGAGAAAATTTCAAGTTGGAACGACCTCGGCGGATACGGATGTTAACGGTACAGACCTAGATATTTTGGCCGGTGGTGCCGTCTCGACCTCGGGTAATGGTTTTGGCGGGTCACTTTTGATTATGGCCGGTATCGGTGGTGGCAATACTGGTAGCACGGGTGGTTCAGTGACGATTCGAGGTGGTAGCGGATACACCGGTGGTGCGCTAACGACCCACGGCGGAGATAGTAATATTGGTGGGTCGGCCACTTTTCGTGCCGGCGATGGTTCGTCCGGGGCTGGAGGCACACTTACTCTTAAATCTGGTGGAGGCGGAACTGATGCTAGTAGCAATGGTGGTCCGATCAATATAACTGCCGGTTCAGCTCAAAATGGAAATGGTGGAACAATCACTATCACTGCGGGCGACGGCCTTTCGGGTAGCCCGGGTGATGTACTAATCAAAGCCGGTGGCGCCGGTGCAAGCGGTGGAGGCACGGCAACTCTTCAGGGCGGAGATAATACTGGCGCAGGCGCCGGGACGGCGGTTTTGCGCGGTGGCGATAATACATCAGATGCCGGTGGAGCGGTGACTATCAGGGGAGGAAACAGTAATACCGGTAGTGTGGCAGGCGCCAATGTTTCAATTTACGGGGGCTCCGGGCTCACGGGGGGAAATGTAATTTTGGCGTATACCGGTTCAGTTGTTCAGGGTCTGGTTGGTATCGGCACTTCGACTCCTTTGGGTCAGCTTTCTGTTCACGCTCCGGCCGGTACTCCTAGTTTTGTAGTCGGTTCTTCGACTAGAACCTACTTTATAATCAACTCAAGCGGTAATGTCGGTATCGGTACAACTACTCCAACTCTCGGGCCATTAACAATGGATTCCGGGGCCTATGTGACTACTGGTGGATCCTGGACCAACGCTTCTTCTCGTGGGCTCAAGGAGAATTTTACCGAGCTCGACCCACAAGATGTTTTGGGAAAAATTAATTCCCTGGATATTACTCGCTGGAATTACAAAACTGAACCGTCTGATGTGACGCATATCGGTCCGATTGCGGAAGATTTCTACCAGACTTTTCAAGTTGGGGGACCTTCGGGTGGTAAATCAATCTCCAGTATTGACCCGGCCGGCGTGGCGCTAATCGGTATTCAAGCGCTTTCGGAAAAGGTGAAGGCTCTAGAAAATCGCGGCTATGCAAGTGGCATTTCCTTCGACTCGGTTGTCGGTTCCTTGCGGGATTTGGGCACTGATATCACTTCCGGTCTGGCGACTTTCAAAAATATTATTGCCGACACACTAACAGTGAAAAAACTCTGCGTTGAGGATGTCTGTATTACCAAAACCGAACTCCAAGAGCTTTTGAATAAAAACGGTCTCAATCAATCCGCCTCTGTCGGAAACTCCGTCGCCTCCTCCACTTCTTCTAATGAAGCTGATCAAGCTAACGAAGCTTCTCCTACTGATTCAGAACCTCCGGTTATTACGGTTGCCGGCAATAATCCGGCCACTGTCGAGAAAGGGAATAGCTACGCCGATCTAGGTGCTACTGTCACTGACAATGTGAATAACAATTTGGGAGTCACTACTTCTGGGGACGAAGTCGATACTTCGATTGTCGGTGCCTACACCGTTGTCTACACCGCCACGGACCAAGCCGGCAATGTGGGAACTGCCGAGCGAGTTGTTAATGTTGTCGAGCCGTTAAATCCCAGCTTCAACTTGACTTCGGAAAGCTTAACCACGGCCACTACGACCCCGTAG
- a CDS encoding carboxypeptidase regulatory-like domain-containing protein, giving the protein MTKIQKLKLIAIVLGIFLPVLASASTTDGTVSSSANDKARFENTSYGYINFGATNGNVHITDSALTGYAWGETVGWINLAPTGSGVVNSSGTLSGYAWGEVTGWINFAPTNGGVTINSSGDFSGYAWSQNLGWIIFNCSTDNSCLATNYKVNTDWRPPANRIACNDSADNDSDSKIDYPNDPGCSSAGDNDEADPAGGGGGGGTILPPPPSLPPPPPSLPPPPPKECVGCEVVLPPPPPPPPCTDCGITSPGGGEGTGVGAGGASGGGGGGGAIFQDLISQVQDSARFVVETATAVAQNVKAIVNTPTGSVVTKTVATAGAIGGGLVTASALFVNPVSISEIFLLPLRLWGLLLAAFNLKKRRLPWGTVYDSVTKQPLDPAYVVLYDMNGKEIDTSITDLDGRYGFLLSPGTYRIVANKTNYVFPSDRLAGRGKDELYGDLYFGEQLTVDNLGAVITRNIPLDPLKFDWNEFAKKDKGLMNFYSRHDRLIRKITDWLFVFGFVVAVIALFAAPQPYNIGIFALYIVLLLLRVFGLGNKPYGVVKDKNTGLPLSFALVHVFDSGTDIEVMQKVTDQFGRYFLLAPDKTGTYILKFEKKNDDGSYLPVYTSEPIAAKKGIIDREILIG; this is encoded by the coding sequence ATGACTAAAATTCAAAAATTAAAACTCATCGCGATTGTTCTGGGAATTTTTTTGCCGGTTTTGGCTTCGGCATCGACGACCGATGGGACAGTGAGCAGTTCAGCAAATGACAAAGCTCGGTTTGAGAATACTTCATACGGCTACATCAATTTTGGCGCTACTAACGGGAATGTGCACATTACTGACTCGGCTTTAACCGGCTATGCCTGGGGTGAGACTGTCGGTTGGATCAATTTGGCCCCGACGGGTAGTGGGGTGGTAAACAGCAGTGGCACACTTTCCGGCTATGCCTGGGGCGAAGTGACCGGTTGGATAAATTTTGCTCCGACTAACGGCGGAGTCACGATAAATTCCTCCGGTGATTTTTCCGGCTATGCCTGGAGTCAAAATCTTGGTTGGATTATCTTTAATTGTTCGACCGACAATTCTTGTTTGGCGACCAATTACAAAGTTAATACTGACTGGCGTCCGCCCGCCAATCGGATAGCCTGTAATGATAGTGCAGACAATGATAGCGACAGCAAGATCGATTATCCGAATGACCCAGGCTGCTCTTCCGCAGGTGATAATGATGAAGCGGATCCTGCTGGAGGTGGCGGTGGTGGCGGAACAATACTTCCACCCCCACCTTCACTACCACCCCCACCTCCGTCTCTGCCTCCTCCACCACCAAAAGAGTGTGTGGGGTGTGAAGTTGTTTTACCTCCTCCGCCCCCACCTCCACCATGCACGGACTGTGGCATTACTTCTCCCGGTGGTGGTGAGGGTACTGGTGTTGGTGCGGGTGGTGCATCAGGTGGCGGCGGAGGCGGAGGGGCGATTTTTCAAGATCTAATTTCTCAAGTCCAAGATAGCGCCAGATTTGTTGTGGAGACAGCGACGGCGGTGGCGCAAAATGTCAAAGCCATCGTCAACACCCCGACCGGTTCGGTGGTGACCAAGACCGTGGCAACCGCCGGTGCAATCGGCGGCGGTCTGGTGACGGCTTCGGCCCTGTTCGTAAACCCGGTGTCCATTTCGGAGATTTTCCTTTTGCCTTTGCGACTCTGGGGTCTGCTCCTGGCCGCTTTCAATCTGAAAAAACGGCGCTTGCCTTGGGGTACTGTCTATGACAGTGTCACCAAACAACCGCTCGATCCGGCTTATGTAGTTCTCTATGATATGAATGGTAAAGAAATCGACACCTCGATCACCGACCTCGACGGTCGCTATGGTTTTCTTTTAAGTCCTGGCACTTATCGAATCGTGGCCAACAAAACCAACTATGTCTTTCCGTCGGATCGTTTGGCCGGAAGAGGTAAGGATGAACTTTACGGTGACCTTTATTTCGGCGAACAACTTACCGTCGATAATCTGGGGGCGGTGATTACTCGGAACATTCCGCTTGACCCACTAAAATTCGACTGGAATGAATTTGCCAAGAAAGATAAGGGTCTGATGAATTTTTACTCGAGACATGATCGTTTGATTCGCAAGATTACCGACTGGCTTTTCGTCTTTGGTTTTGTCGTTGCTGTGATTGCGCTCTTTGCCGCGCCACAGCCTTACAATATCGGAATTTTTGCTCTTTATATCGTCTTACTTTTGCTTCGTGTCTTCGGTCTTGGCAACAAACCTTATGGAGTGGTGAAAGATAAGAACACTGGCCTGCCACTCTCGTTTGCCTTGGTTCATGTTTTTGACTCTGGCACCGATATTGAAGTGATGCAGAAGGTGACCGATCAGTTTGGGCGGTATTTCTTGTTAGCTCCCGATAAGACTGGCACTTACATTCTAAAGTTTGAGAAGAAAAATGACGATGGCTCATATTTGCCGGTTTACACTTCGGAGCCGATTGCCGCCAAGAAGGGGATTATTGATCGAGAAATCCTAATCGGTTAG